The window AACTGAAGGCAGTAGTTGATTCGGGTGCTGACGCCAGTCTTGTGCCTATTCACTATCTGCAACAGCTTGGGGCGCGACGCAGCCGCAAAGCGTGGATGCGGGGCACAACGGGCGAGCGCGTCCTTGTGGATCTGTACGCAGTAGCGATCCGTATTGGCCCTTACCAACAGGGCCTACTGGATGTCGTCGGAACCACGATCGACGATGAGGTGATCATTGGTCGGGATGTATTGAACCATCTGACCGTCACCCTTAACGGCCCCGCATCTGTAGTTGAACTCCTCGCCTAGTGGTGTTGAATCATTCCACCGTCGCCCACTCCAACCCCAACTGCCCGGCGCGGGCCGTATAGTTCAGGATATGGCGCTGGGTGACGGTGTGCATATCCTCGCCCGCCTGATAGGCCTTGAACCAGTCGGTGATCTCCGTCAGCGCCTCGACCCAGGTGTAGACCGGCCGCCAGTTGAGGCGGTGGGCGGCCTTGTCCCAACTGAGGCGCAACAGGCCGGTCTCGACCTCGGCGTAGCCCGGCCGGGTGTGCTCCCATGAGCCGCTGCCCCATAGCTCCACCAGCTTATCGGCCAGAGCCGCGGCGGGCACGCCCTTCTGCTCCAGCGGGCCGAAGTTCCACGCCTCGCCATAGGCCGGGCCGTCGTGCAGCAGGCGCGCCCCCAGCCACAGATAGCCGCTGAGCGGCTCCAGCACGTGTTGCCACGGCCGCACGCTGAGCGGATTGCGCACGCCGATGGGCCGGCCGTCCATGAGGGCCTTCATGCAGTCGGGCACGAGCCGGTAGTCGGCAAAATCGCCGCCGCCGATGACGTTGCCGGCGCGGGTAGA is drawn from Candidatus Promineifilum breve and contains these coding sequences:
- a CDS encoding pepsin/retropepsin-like aspartic protease family protein, with amino-acid sequence MTAIYTFNYDTSYNPSIPSVDLEIGPALGEMAMELKAVVDSGADASLVPIHYLQQLGARRSRKAWMRGTTGERVLVDLYAVAIRIGPYQQGLLDVVGTTIDDEVIIGRDVLNHLTVTLNGPASVVELLA